The nucleotide sequence CAACTGTTCGCTCACCTCAAGCAATGGAAGTGTCTGAGCATCCTTTGCCATCAACACGTTACGGACATGAGATGCCAAGCCATTTACAAGGTGTCCACCATCGAATCCCTTATTTATAACCGTATTCAAAAGTACCATCACCTCACTTACCTTATTCTCTAAAGCAAGGTCGACAATATTAAAATAATTCTCAGCATCAAGTACATTCAAGTCCTCTATCACCTTCTGATAAGTGATATTTCCCTGAGAGAAACTTGCAGCCTGATCGAAGATAGAGAGTGCATCACGCATTCCACCATCAGCTTTCTCTGCAATAACACTCAATGCCTCTTCGTCAAACTGTATATTCTCTTTCTCAGCAACACTTTTAAGATGGCTGATGATGTTTGGAACTGTCATACGCTCGAAGTCGTAGATTTGACAGCGGGAAAGAATCGTTGGGAGAATCTTATGCTTCTCAGTCGTAGCAAGAATGAAGATAACGTGTGCGGGTGGTTCCTCCAAAGTCTTAAGAAAAGCATTGAAGGCTGCTGTAGAGAGCATGTGAACCTCATCGATGATAAAGACCTTATAACGTCCTACCTGTGGCGGGATTCGGGTCTGCTCCATCAATGACTTGATGTTCTCAACAGAGTTATTGCTGGCGGCATCTAATTCGAAGATATTATAACTTCGTCCTTCTCCGAACGCTTTACAGCTCTCACACTCGTTACAAGCCTCGCTGTCAGCCGTTGGATGTTCGCAGTTAATAGCCTTCGCAAAGATACGAGCACAAGTAGTTTTACCCACACCTCGTGGACCGCAAAAAAGGTAAGCATGAGCCAGCTTGCCACTCTTCACAGCATTCTTCAGCGTAGTAGTCAACGCCTGCTGTCCAACAACAGAATCAAAGGACATAGGACGGTACTTTCGCGCCGAAACAATATATTCATCCATAACTTTAAAATCTAATTGTATATGCAAAGGTAATAAAAGTTAAGAAAAGAGGAGGAAGGTAGGAAGAATTAAATTGTTAATTTGCTA is from Prevotella melaninogenica and encodes:
- a CDS encoding DNA polymerase III subunit gamma/tau, producing the protein MDEYIVSARKYRPMSFDSVVGQQALTTTLKNAVKSGKLAHAYLFCGPRGVGKTTCARIFAKAINCEHPTADSEACNECESCKAFGEGRSYNIFELDAASNNSVENIKSLMEQTRIPPQVGRYKVFIIDEVHMLSTAAFNAFLKTLEEPPAHVIFILATTEKHKILPTILSRCQIYDFERMTVPNIISHLKSVAEKENIQFDEEALSVIAEKADGGMRDALSIFDQAASFSQGNITYQKVIEDLNVLDAENYFNIVDLALENKVSEVMVLLNTVINKGFDGGHLVNGLASHVRNVLMAKDAQTLPLLEVSEQLRNRYQLQAQKCPVSFLYTALQIMNRCDVEYRQSSNKRLLVELTLIQVAQITQKDDDVPASGRSPKRLKSLFKNLILKAQPKPTPQVVGSLKRDDDTVRNSNDGGTVSVEVVSSPEKSIAETSGVRPKMSVSSGLPNSVNLGSLTMSFDNLLRTDKKKKQEEEVEITNKDENERFSQQDLVVSWRAMCSRMPERMQALAQRMKNITPTITEYPAILVLADNNIQLNEMLTIKSRIRATLAKELRNGQIEIAIRLAKHDEIKPILTPRESFDKLLEAHHPVKKLVETLGLCLD